CTTACGAATTAAAAAAAATAAAGCTGAATTTTCTTTTTAACCAAACTGCCGGCATTGTCATATATTGAAATGACTAAATAGAATGAAAACGAGCATTTACCGCTTTTGAGAAAGCCGGGGATAAAGGTGATATTGAATTTTTAGATAAGGATTGGTAAACAATGTCTCCCCTCCTCTTTCAACAAAAAGGATCGAAGGGTAGTCATCGCAAATAATATGGAAACTTAAAAAACAGGAATCATTACAAATTCTAACATTGAATTTATGAGTCGTATTAAAAATTTCGTAAATTTAAGTAGGTAAAATACAACAATAAATCCTCCCGGGTGGATCCGGGAATTTTTGCAAATTTAGTTTAAACTACAAGGGTTATGAGTATGGCAACCGAGGCATACATTTACACGCATAATGAGAGTGAGTTGCGTTGGATGGGGAAGACATCAACCCACTTCTTAGCCACAGGAGCACTTACCGGAGGAGCATTTGGTCTTGTTGAAGAACAGTCAATGCGGGGTGTGAGCGTGCCGCTTCATAAACACGACAACGATGTAGAGTCTTTCTATATCCTCGAAGGCGAAATATCATTTTTTTTGAACGATAATCCCGGCGTTCGAGCTACCAAGGGTTCCTTTGTACACATTCCGGGAGGCACGATACACGGTTTCCGTATCGAGTCTGAGACCGTACGTTACCTCATCCTCACAACGCCGCTGCACGTGGAATTTTATCGTGCGATTAGCTTGCCTTTGTTTGAAGCTCCAATAGACGATACTACCATTGCCAATGCATGCCGGAAATATGGCGTTGAGTATGTGGGAGAATTGCCGGTTTAATTTGAGTATGCTGTGTTCTGTAAACCACAATTGAGGGTGAAAAAGAAAATTAATTCATAACATAATACAGCTCACAATATCACTTATATCTACACTGCGAACTTTTTTAAGAACAAAAAAGATCGAACGAACAACTTATAACTTGTTCCCTGAAATATCAATCTAAGCGACTTTAATCAAACTTTAAAAACTAGTTTTGACCCGGTTATAACAGTCTAAGGGGGATTTAAACCTCTTCTAAACTCGAAAGGTTAATAACATCCTGAAGTAAATTAGTTACTACAACATCGGCTGCAACAGAAGGGCTGAATTCGAGCTAAATACATGTTTGTCACACAAAATCACTATCTTAGAATCTCACATTATTGCGAAGTCCAGCCGTTTAAGCGGCAGAGACTGACATACATTTGATAGGGTCACTACTATTTATTCGATATGAAAAATATAAAGAATATTATATTCATTCTAGCACTATTAACTATAGGTAATAGAACACTTTCTCAGACAAATTCAAATAATGGAATTGCGCTGACAAATGTCACAATAATTGATGTTGAAAATTCCCTACAGATGGAAGAAATGACCATCATTATTGAGGGTGAAAAAATTAAATCGATTCAACCAAGTGATTCAACAAGCTTAAAAAATATAGGACAAATTATTGATCTTAAGGGAAACTATGTAATTCCAGGACTCATAGATTCTCACGTACATCTTTTTAGACCCAAAAACCGCATCGAAATTTTAACAGCACTACTTTATTCAGGCATTACAACGGTTCGTGATATGGGAGGCGATGCGCGAATGTACCAATCGCTGATGAAGGAGATCGAAAATGGAACTTTGGATGGACCGGATATCTACTACTCGGCGAACTTTTTTGGACCGACCTTTCTGGAAGATCCACGAACCAAATTTGCAGCTTCCGGATATCAACCGGGAGAAGCACCATGGATGAGAATGATCACTGAGGAAACAAACCTCCAACAAGTAGTGTCTGAAGTGAAAGAGGTGGGGGCAACCGGAATAAAAGTGTATTCCAATATCACACCGCCATTATTAAACAAAATTAGTAATGAAGCCCATACCCAAGGCTTACAAATGTGGAGTCATTCCAGTGTATTCCCGAGTAAGCCGAGCGATGCGGTAACCGCAGGCGTGGATGTTTTATCACATGGGGTTGGAATGATTTTCGAAACACAATCCAATCTGCCAATTTCTTTTAACGATGCCATAAAAAATCATATAAAACTTCAAGATTTCAAGAATACAGACGCGACAGCTCCGGAGTTTTTGTCATTATTTAAAACGATGAAGCTGAATGAGACCATTTTTGAACCCACATTGTCTTCTTGGAAGCCCATTATTCGTGCTCAAGAACAAAAAAATGCTGTAGTAGAACAAGTGAACCCAACGGCACATTTAAAAGCTGCTGCCAAAACAATAGACCCTCTTGCTATGGATGACTGGGCGAAACGAATTACCAAAGCAGCCTACCAAAATGGAGTTACTATTGCGGCTGGAACAGATTTCAATACAACCATAAAATGGGTTCAAGATGAAATCATCTTTTTGACTGAATGCGGCCTTTCAAATTTGGATGCTTTAAAAGCTGCAACTCTAAACAATGCTAGAGCAATAGGAATCGAAGACACTCACGGCTCAATTTCAATTAATAAAAAAGCCAACTTAGTCATACT
This genomic stretch from Ulvibacter sp. MAR_2010_11 harbors:
- a CDS encoding amidohydrolase family protein — translated: MKNIKNIIFILALLTIGNRTLSQTNSNNGIALTNVTIIDVENSLQMEEMTIIIEGEKIKSIQPSDSTSLKNIGQIIDLKGNYVIPGLIDSHVHLFRPKNRIEILTALLYSGITTVRDMGGDARMYQSLMKEIENGTLDGPDIYYSANFFGPTFLEDPRTKFAASGYQPGEAPWMRMITEETNLQQVVSEVKEVGATGIKVYSNITPPLLNKISNEAHTQGLQMWSHSSVFPSKPSDAVTAGVDVLSHGVGMIFETQSNLPISFNDAIKNHIKLQDFKNTDATAPEFLSLFKTMKLNETIFEPTLSSWKPIIRAQEQKNAVVEQVNPTAHLKAAAKTIDPLAMDDWAKRITKAAYQNGVTIAAGTDFNTTIKWVQDEIIFLTECGLSNLDALKAATLNNARAIGIEDTHGSISINKKANLVILSQNPLEDIKNIRTVISVYKNGKKYLKKE
- a CDS encoding cupin domain-containing protein gives rise to the protein MSMATEAYIYTHNESELRWMGKTSTHFLATGALTGGAFGLVEEQSMRGVSVPLHKHDNDVESFYILEGEISFFLNDNPGVRATKGSFVHIPGGTIHGFRIESETVRYLILTTPLHVEFYRAISLPLFEAPIDDTTIANACRKYGVEYVGELPV